Proteins encoded in a region of the Pseudomonas sp. GOM7 genome:
- a CDS encoding glycosyltransferase family 4 protein, whose amino-acid sequence MKKLLFLVNSADFFLSHRAVIAVAARGIGYEVHVATPHADSVQRIQDMGFQHHSIEMERSGQNPLKELMTLVQIFGLFRHVRPDIVHLVTIKPVLYGGVAARFLRVQSVVAAVSGLGTVFTADSVLARFRKVLISFLYRHAFKQNKLVVIFQNPDDRQLLLDSGAVSSEQACLIRGSGVDLDSYGYFPEPDGVPTVVMAARLLKDKGVYEYLDAARILRHRNVSVKFKLIGAPDPGNPSSVTSEQIELWKKEGVVELSGYSDQVAQHYTNAHIVCLPSYREGLPKGLIEAAACGRPVVTTDVPGCRDAIIPGQTGLLVPVMNAAALADAIQALVESPSLRQQMGLAGRAFAEREFSIHNVISQHLDIYRGSEKAS is encoded by the coding sequence ATGAAGAAACTTCTTTTCTTGGTTAACTCGGCTGATTTCTTCTTGTCGCATCGGGCGGTGATCGCAGTTGCTGCTAGAGGTATCGGTTATGAAGTGCATGTGGCTACTCCTCATGCCGATAGTGTCCAGCGCATTCAGGATATGGGTTTTCAGCATCACTCGATCGAGATGGAGAGAAGTGGGCAGAACCCTTTGAAAGAGTTGATGACGTTGGTTCAGATTTTTGGGCTGTTCAGGCATGTGAGGCCTGATATCGTGCATCTGGTAACCATCAAGCCTGTATTGTATGGGGGGGTGGCTGCACGCTTTCTACGTGTGCAATCCGTGGTGGCTGCAGTCTCAGGCTTGGGCACCGTGTTCACTGCAGATTCAGTGTTGGCTCGATTTCGCAAAGTGCTCATTTCCTTTTTATATCGTCATGCATTTAAACAGAATAAGTTGGTTGTGATTTTTCAAAATCCGGATGATCGTCAATTATTGCTGGATTCTGGTGCTGTGAGTTCTGAGCAAGCATGTCTCATACGCGGCTCTGGGGTGGATCTCGATAGTTACGGTTATTTTCCGGAGCCAGATGGTGTGCCGACTGTCGTCATGGCTGCTCGATTGCTCAAGGATAAGGGGGTATATGAGTATTTGGACGCCGCCAGGATATTGCGCCATCGGAACGTGAGCGTTAAGTTCAAATTGATCGGGGCGCCAGATCCAGGTAACCCGTCTTCCGTAACCTCTGAGCAAATTGAGCTATGGAAGAAAGAGGGGGTCGTTGAGCTGTCAGGCTACAGTGATCAGGTGGCTCAGCATTATACGAATGCTCATATCGTATGCTTACCCTCTTATCGCGAGGGTCTACCTAAAGGTCTGATCGAGGCTGCTGCCTGTGGCCGGCCCGTAGTCACCACCGATGTGCCTGGTTGCCGAGATGCCATCATTCCTGGGCAGACGGGGTTATTAGTTCCTGTAATGAATGCCGCTGCGCTTGCTGATGCTATACAAGCTTTGGTCGAGAGCCCGTCTTTACGTCAGCAAATGGGACTTGCTGGTCGTGCTTTTGCCGAGCGTGAGTTTTCTATCCATAATGTCATTTCTCAACATTTGGATATTTACCGTGGATCGGAGAAAGCATCATGA
- a CDS encoding lysylphosphatidylglycerol synthase domain-containing protein — translation MILIAFVFYFVDFDKFLASLFSFPLTTVVGVFLLFLLNFVVVTIRYWRVLKHFGYAVGFVDVVKANVSGSIASLLMIPLLGQVAGRHVMLERAGVSAVENAAIAFYERFVVGSLSGVLALLGGFFIFSSEVVDYVKDVPLFEVSLIFLLSISSYFYWVASRAEGVVIKRVFAWGAVLSFLEVYALSLLANILVLLSFFTVFSVVLPDVNALSVLSVAAIVSFLAGLPVSFGGWGLREVSSISLISLLGGAAASALAASVLLGFVSIAAVLVLFPVLIIKRKFQEAKVGLSSMIRSSSVLGLEEIAVWILTLMVGGLIFFQVHVQIGEGYLNVNLADPFAVLIFSVVMLNLFLKRELPQWRVSWLNVYLLLISLAFVGAYLHGYLSFGSTAWASGKLVGWLVLLGYLFCGYMVVRYFRMSGFFRLSKFMVVSLVLVLVVSIVKWFLSVHGLLRFEGFSYILEAYSGNRNALAFQVLMVLALVLAFEPWYLRRPLKLAGFDVLFFAVAVMVTAILITASRSATIVLAMVFLYAFYFGVARRKFLVGSFLLGGVGFLVAQYGPYVWGLCEYYLLYVYHLIVSLFSSGGEGAPDFSAGISAIALPVSSQESDSLRLTLLTASFDMWLKNPLFGAGLGAFYHESSELLGIDVIIHNTALWILAEFGVVGFALFAAPFICIFKYALSGCGLRVVRNALIMLFLVFAAMSLFHEVFYQRIFWVFLGACIAVPRVSSREV, via the coding sequence ATGATTCTGATCGCATTCGTTTTCTACTTTGTAGATTTCGATAAGTTCCTCGCTTCGCTGTTCAGCTTTCCGCTGACAACCGTTGTTGGAGTATTCCTGCTGTTTCTGCTTAACTTCGTTGTTGTGACCATACGCTACTGGAGGGTCTTGAAGCACTTTGGTTATGCTGTGGGTTTTGTAGATGTAGTGAAAGCTAATGTTTCTGGTAGTATTGCGTCTCTATTGATGATCCCATTGCTGGGGCAGGTTGCAGGAAGGCATGTAATGCTTGAGCGTGCTGGCGTCTCTGCAGTGGAGAATGCCGCTATAGCTTTCTATGAGCGATTCGTCGTTGGTAGCTTGAGTGGTGTGCTGGCGCTGTTGGGAGGTTTTTTTATTTTTTCCTCGGAGGTGGTCGATTACGTTAAGGACGTTCCTCTTTTTGAGGTTTCATTAATATTTTTATTATCTATTTCGTCTTATTTCTACTGGGTGGCTAGCCGGGCAGAGGGTGTCGTTATCAAGAGGGTCTTTGCTTGGGGGGCAGTGTTGAGTTTTCTTGAGGTTTACGCGCTTTCTCTTTTGGCCAACATTCTTGTTCTTCTTTCTTTTTTTACGGTTTTCTCCGTTGTGCTGCCGGATGTCAATGCGCTTAGTGTTCTGTCTGTTGCGGCGATCGTTTCTTTTTTAGCTGGACTTCCTGTAAGTTTTGGCGGGTGGGGGCTGCGGGAGGTTTCGTCCATATCCCTTATTTCTTTGCTTGGCGGCGCGGCTGCAAGTGCTTTGGCTGCATCAGTACTTCTGGGCTTTGTTTCAATTGCTGCGGTACTTGTTCTGTTTCCGGTTTTAATTATCAAACGAAAGTTTCAAGAGGCCAAGGTTGGGCTCAGCTCCATGATACGCTCTTCATCTGTTCTAGGGTTGGAAGAAATCGCAGTATGGATTTTGACGCTGATGGTGGGTGGGCTGATTTTCTTCCAGGTTCATGTTCAGATAGGTGAGGGATATCTTAACGTAAACTTGGCTGATCCTTTTGCAGTATTGATTTTTTCAGTGGTTATGTTGAATTTGTTCTTGAAGCGCGAGTTGCCGCAATGGCGGGTTTCGTGGCTCAATGTCTATCTGTTGCTGATAAGCCTGGCTTTTGTGGGGGCATATCTTCACGGTTATCTTTCTTTTGGCAGTACGGCGTGGGCCTCAGGAAAGCTGGTTGGCTGGTTGGTTTTGTTGGGGTATTTGTTTTGTGGCTACATGGTGGTGAGGTACTTCAGAATGTCTGGATTTTTCAGGCTTTCTAAATTCATGGTTGTATCTCTCGTGCTTGTTCTTGTTGTAAGTATTGTTAAGTGGTTTTTGTCTGTTCACGGCTTGCTTCGTTTTGAAGGGTTTAGCTATATTCTGGAGGCCTATTCAGGTAATCGTAATGCTCTCGCTTTCCAGGTGCTTATGGTTCTTGCTCTGGTGCTCGCCTTTGAGCCGTGGTATTTGCGGCGGCCGTTGAAGTTGGCTGGTTTTGATGTTTTGTTCTTTGCTGTGGCAGTGATGGTTACAGCGATTTTGATAACCGCATCGCGGTCGGCTACCATTGTCCTAGCAATGGTGTTTTTATATGCTTTTTATTTTGGTGTGGCCAGGCGTAAGTTTCTGGTCGGTTCTTTTTTGTTGGGCGGTGTAGGCTTTCTGGTCGCACAGTACGGTCCGTATGTCTGGGGGCTTTGTGAGTATTACCTTCTTTATGTGTATCATTTGATTGTGTCTCTATTCTCCTCTGGGGGTGAGGGGGCTCCTGATTTCTCTGCAGGGATATCCGCTATAGCTCTGCCTGTGTCTAGCCAAGAAAGCGATTCGCTCAGGCTGACGCTCTTGACTGCTTCTTTTGATATGTGGCTGAAAAATCCGCTTTTCGGCGCAGGTTTGGGGGCTTTCTATCATGAAAGTTCAGAACTCCTAGGTATTGATGTCATAATCCATAATACAGCTTTATGGATATTGGCTGAGTTCGGCGTTGTTGGTTTTGCTCTGTTCGCCGCTCCTTTTATCTGTATATTTAAATATGCACTCTCCGGTTGTGGTCTCAGGGTTGTGCGTAACGCGTTGATAATGCTTTTTCTGGTTTTTGCGGCTATGAGTCTGTTTCATGAGGTGTTCTATCAGCGCATTTTTTGGGTCTTTCTGGGTGCGTGTATTGCTGTGCCCCGCGTCAGTAGTAGAGAGGTTTAG
- the asnB gene encoding asparagine synthase (glutamine-hydrolyzing) has translation MCGFAGYLGQGAWGVAGQAPKILARMTDTIITRGPDDFGAWQDDVAGIGLAHRRLSIVDLSSAGHQPMFSASGRYVIAFNGEIYNHLDIRAELERNHAVMSWRGHSDTETLLAGFDAWGVQKTLEQAIGMFAFAVWDRQSCTLTLARDRLGEKPLYYGWMNGAFLFGSELKALKVHPAWKGEIDRGALSLYMRHNYIPTPYSIYKGVSKLRPGCVLTVSLAQPEPTIVSYWSGARVATEGRSNIYTGSATQAVDDLEALLKDAVRQQMMADVPLGAFLSGGVDSSTVVALMQAQSSRPVQTFTIGFNEEGYNEAVHAKAVAKHLGTSHTELYVTAEQALAVIPRLPSLYDEPFSDSSQIPTFLVSQLARQHVTVALSGDAGDELFCGYNRYQMTANLWRKLASVPRPMRKMVAMMLTSIAPQSWDKLAARLSSLMPSSARLANMGDKLHKGADVLSCQSASELYLGLVSHWHDPASVVIGGYEPATLLNGSTPALEGLDDVQRMMALDMLTYLPDDILTKVDRAAMGVSLETRVPFLDHRVVEFAWSLPQTVKLRDGQAKWALRQVLYRHVPKELIERPKMGFGVPIDSWLRGPLREWAENLLSEVRLNNDGFFNASVVRAKWSEHLAGKRNWQYQLWDVLMFQAWLDEEARFTALSS, from the coding sequence ATGTGTGGGTTTGCCGGATATTTGGGGCAGGGGGCTTGGGGCGTAGCTGGGCAGGCCCCAAAAATACTTGCGCGCATGACTGACACGATTATTACGCGGGGACCGGATGACTTCGGCGCCTGGCAAGATGACGTGGCTGGTATCGGCCTGGCTCATAGGCGCTTGTCTATAGTGGATTTGTCATCGGCAGGCCACCAGCCGATGTTTTCTGCATCCGGACGCTATGTAATAGCGTTCAACGGTGAAATTTATAATCATCTAGATATTCGTGCTGAGCTTGAGCGTAATCACGCCGTGATGTCTTGGCGAGGACATTCCGATACGGAAACGCTTTTAGCAGGTTTCGATGCTTGGGGTGTCCAGAAGACGCTCGAGCAGGCTATCGGGATGTTTGCTTTTGCGGTATGGGATCGGCAAAGCTGTACGCTCACACTTGCCCGAGATCGGCTGGGTGAGAAGCCACTTTATTATGGTTGGATGAATGGCGCTTTTTTATTTGGATCCGAGTTAAAAGCATTAAAGGTTCATCCGGCTTGGAAAGGTGAGATTGACCGTGGCGCGTTGTCGCTGTATATGCGTCATAATTATATTCCCACTCCGTATTCAATTTACAAGGGTGTTTCAAAACTGCGGCCTGGCTGTGTACTTACGGTCTCGCTTGCTCAACCCGAGCCGACTATAGTCTCCTACTGGTCTGGTGCCAGAGTGGCCACCGAGGGGAGGAGCAACATCTATACTGGCAGCGCAACTCAAGCAGTCGATGATCTGGAGGCTTTGCTGAAGGATGCGGTACGCCAGCAGATGATGGCCGATGTACCCCTTGGAGCTTTCCTGTCTGGTGGCGTGGACTCTTCTACTGTAGTTGCGCTCATGCAAGCGCAATCATCGCGGCCTGTTCAAACATTTACCATTGGTTTTAATGAAGAGGGTTACAATGAGGCGGTTCATGCCAAAGCAGTAGCGAAACACCTGGGGACTTCTCATACTGAGCTGTATGTAACTGCTGAGCAAGCCCTTGCAGTAATTCCGCGTTTACCTTCATTGTATGATGAACCTTTCTCTGACTCATCGCAGATACCGACCTTTCTCGTATCGCAACTTGCTCGGCAGCACGTCACTGTAGCTCTTTCAGGGGATGCAGGGGATGAGCTGTTCTGTGGCTACAACCGTTACCAAATGACGGCAAATCTCTGGCGTAAACTAGCTTCCGTGCCGAGACCTATGCGCAAGATGGTAGCCATGATGTTGACCAGTATTGCGCCTCAATCATGGGACAAGTTGGCTGCTCGTTTATCTTCTTTGATGCCCTCAAGTGCTCGACTTGCGAACATGGGCGACAAGCTACACAAAGGAGCGGATGTGTTGTCATGCCAATCAGCGAGTGAGTTATATCTCGGTTTGGTTTCGCATTGGCATGATCCAGCATCAGTGGTGATTGGTGGGTATGAGCCAGCTACTTTGTTGAATGGTAGTACGCCGGCGCTCGAGGGGCTTGATGATGTGCAGCGCATGATGGCGCTCGATATGCTGACTTATTTGCCTGACGACATCCTGACCAAGGTAGATCGTGCGGCTATGGGTGTCTCGCTAGAAACTCGAGTGCCGTTCCTTGATCATCGAGTTGTAGAGTTTGCCTGGAGCCTACCTCAGACTGTGAAGTTACGTGATGGCCAAGCCAAGTGGGCGCTCAGGCAGGTGTTGTACCGGCATGTACCAAAAGAGCTGATCGAGAGACCCAAAATGGGTTTTGGCGTGCCGATAGATAGCTGGTTACGTGGGCCGCTGCGTGAGTGGGCTGAAAATCTGCTGAGCGAGGTGCGATTGAATAACGATGGTTTCTTTAATGCATCCGTTGTTCGTGCCAAGTGGAGTGAGCATCTGGCAGGCAAACGTAATTGGCAGTATCAGTTGTGGGATGTCTTGATGTTTCAGGCCTGGTTGGATGAAGAGGCCAGATTCACGGCACTGTCATCATAA
- a CDS encoding glycosyltransferase, with protein sequence MVKKNIWQKNNRVFYVIGSLEVGGAERHVAQIAVRLKKRGWEPEVFVLTPGGPLTRLLNDAKVPIHGVTLPTWVSRLFKNKRLQARVGLMLTSVALIYTMWFRRPAVVHFFLPAAYVVGGLASLFTRVPARIMSRRSLNNYQAAHPFFAKIERYLHPRMTLVCGNSRAVVDELVREGISEQRLRLIYNGIDLPPYDHSLDLDAIRAEFEVPDDALVFVVVANLIPYKGHADLIKALAKIKDELPEPWSVLCIGRDDGIGADLQQQANSHGIGPNIRFLGSRSDVPTFLRLADIGVLCSHEEGFSNAVLEGMAAGLPMVVTDVGGNAEAVLDGVTGYVVPAHSPEHLAGALLKVALDDGRALMGDKGRERVREKFSMNACIDAYEALYREVGAQLR encoded by the coding sequence TTGGTTAAAAAAAATATTTGGCAGAAAAATAACCGGGTTTTTTACGTAATAGGTTCGCTTGAGGTCGGGGGCGCAGAGCGCCATGTTGCTCAGATAGCCGTGCGCCTGAAGAAGCGTGGTTGGGAGCCAGAGGTTTTTGTATTGACGCCTGGTGGGCCTTTGACGCGCCTATTAAATGACGCGAAGGTGCCTATTCATGGTGTCACTTTACCTACTTGGGTTTCGCGCCTTTTTAAAAATAAGCGCCTGCAAGCACGTGTAGGGCTAATGCTCACCTCGGTTGCGCTCATTTATACGATGTGGTTCCGACGGCCTGCAGTAGTACATTTCTTTCTCCCTGCCGCCTATGTGGTTGGTGGGTTGGCTTCTTTATTTACCAGAGTTCCAGCTCGTATCATGAGCCGCAGAAGTTTGAATAACTATCAAGCCGCTCATCCATTTTTTGCAAAAATCGAGAGGTACCTGCATCCAAGGATGACACTGGTATGTGGTAACTCGAGGGCGGTTGTAGACGAGTTGGTCCGTGAAGGGATAAGTGAGCAACGCCTTAGGCTTATTTATAATGGAATTGACTTGCCTCCATACGATCATTCACTTGATCTTGACGCGATCCGTGCTGAGTTCGAGGTGCCGGATGATGCTCTGGTGTTCGTCGTTGTTGCAAACCTGATACCCTACAAGGGGCATGCTGACCTGATCAAAGCCTTGGCCAAAATAAAAGACGAACTTCCCGAGCCTTGGTCCGTACTGTGCATTGGTCGCGATGACGGAATCGGTGCTGATCTCCAGCAACAGGCTAACTCTCATGGTATAGGCCCCAATATACGTTTTTTGGGTTCGCGCTCAGATGTGCCGACTTTTCTACGCTTAGCCGATATAGGTGTACTCTGCTCGCACGAGGAAGGTTTTTCCAATGCCGTGCTTGAAGGCATGGCCGCCGGGCTGCCAATGGTAGTAACTGATGTTGGTGGTAATGCGGAAGCTGTGCTGGACGGTGTGACGGGATATGTTGTTCCTGCTCACAGCCCGGAGCATCTCGCTGGCGCCTTGTTGAAAGTGGCGCTGGATGATGGCCGGGCTTTAATGGGAGATAAGGGAAGAGAGCGGGTCAGAGAAAAATTTTCAATGAATGCCTGTATCGATGCCTATGAAGCCCTATATCGTGAAGTAGGCGCGCAGTTGCGCTGA
- a CDS encoding class I SAM-dependent methyltransferase: MSERWKKYFDSHGAFDQNWLGTAVAHWGFHETLYGMISRHCPAPARILNVGSGPGWSELYLASIGYDVTGIDNEPSLVELARERASLIGVPAKFEVADAFDLSSFESKFDLVFSCGVLEHFDREVTVKLLKEQSRCAPYVVIEIPTKYTTYSGGITDERIYTVSQLASMVEDAGLKVIAKFGYGDLSATPMHIFARRFLPRAVLRFMQNRGYAYSIAVIGSRV; this comes from the coding sequence TTGTCAGAGCGTTGGAAAAAATATTTCGATTCCCATGGGGCATTTGATCAAAATTGGTTAGGTACGGCAGTAGCACATTGGGGATTTCATGAAACACTCTACGGCATGATTTCACGTCATTGTCCTGCGCCAGCTCGTATCTTGAATGTAGGCAGTGGTCCTGGCTGGTCCGAATTATATTTGGCCTCAATCGGTTATGATGTTACTGGGATTGACAACGAACCGTCATTGGTTGAATTGGCGCGTGAGCGTGCATCACTTATTGGTGTGCCGGCCAAGTTTGAAGTTGCGGATGCATTCGATTTGTCGAGTTTTGAATCGAAGTTTGATTTGGTTTTTTCCTGCGGTGTGCTTGAGCATTTTGATCGTGAAGTGACTGTTAAGTTGTTGAAAGAGCAGTCTCGGTGTGCTCCGTATGTGGTTATAGAAATCCCTACGAAATATACTACTTATTCTGGTGGTATCACTGATGAGCGTATTTATACGGTGAGCCAACTTGCAAGTATGGTTGAGGATGCAGGGCTAAAAGTTATTGCAAAATTTGGTTATGGAGATTTGTCTGCTACCCCTATGCATATTTTTGCTCGTAGATTTTTACCTCGGGCGGTTCTAAGGTTTATGCAGAATCGCGGCTATGCATACAGCATCGCGGTTATTGGCTCTCGAGTATAG
- a CDS encoding lipid II flippase MurJ, producing MDGYNLSIVLPTMIAGVAAAVLQTGLFPVRAKLNVACSGAEVLAFERSVLLVMLGLGACISLLLAIISPWLVEILAASATVEVRNAMAFAFPFAAALVMLNFIGDSCGYLLAMRDRFAIAAAAPVANGILGASLLAVWPEGGLFNLIAGTVLGLALQVCICLWGLKFTGFIFWGRLPAWSNIKALWQEMLLLGGWILPGVVVSNVVVSLPPLWAAKYGEGAISAFGYAYRLHSSALQLLVMACSTLLLARFSDLVAHNNTVAVKRILVKAAFLSALVGVFYALGVWVFGAIGLEWLFSGRFDDEAAARVSSHWLLLSIGLPFVMLGNVFAKFFQAQRMPLMMTVLAVASLLVLCISYWLLSSRFGELSIALSITLGAFFSLLIGFWGLRYSFLGRS from the coding sequence ATGGATGGTTATAACCTATCCATTGTCTTGCCTACCATGATTGCAGGCGTTGCAGCCGCTGTACTGCAAACAGGCCTATTCCCCGTTAGGGCCAAACTAAACGTTGCTTGCAGTGGTGCAGAAGTCCTTGCGTTCGAGCGATCCGTACTATTAGTTATGTTGGGGCTAGGTGCATGTATTTCTCTATTATTGGCAATCATCAGTCCCTGGCTAGTTGAAATACTTGCCGCCTCGGCAACGGTCGAGGTTCGTAACGCGATGGCATTTGCATTTCCATTTGCTGCGGCTTTGGTGATGCTTAACTTCATCGGTGACTCTTGTGGTTATTTACTGGCAATGCGTGATCGCTTCGCTATCGCTGCGGCTGCCCCTGTAGCTAATGGTATTTTGGGGGCTTCCCTTTTGGCCGTTTGGCCCGAGGGGGGGTTATTCAATTTGATTGCAGGAACCGTGCTTGGCTTGGCTCTGCAGGTTTGTATTTGCTTGTGGGGACTTAAATTCACGGGCTTTATCTTTTGGGGTCGTCTTCCCGCCTGGAGTAATATAAAAGCACTTTGGCAGGAAATGCTGTTGCTCGGTGGCTGGATTTTGCCAGGGGTTGTTGTCTCCAATGTCGTGGTGTCATTGCCTCCTTTGTGGGCTGCTAAATACGGGGAGGGTGCCATTTCAGCTTTCGGCTATGCATATCGATTACATTCTTCGGCCTTGCAGCTCTTGGTAATGGCTTGTTCCACCTTGCTGTTGGCGCGATTTTCTGACCTTGTCGCTCATAACAATACAGTGGCAGTGAAAAGAATTCTGGTTAAAGCTGCTTTCTTGTCTGCTCTTGTCGGAGTATTTTACGCGCTCGGTGTTTGGGTGTTCGGCGCTATAGGGCTTGAATGGCTATTTAGTGGGCGATTTGATGATGAGGCTGCTGCGCGTGTTTCCTCTCATTGGTTGTTGTTATCGATTGGTTTGCCATTCGTCATGCTTGGAAATGTATTTGCTAAATTTTTTCAAGCCCAAAGAATGCCGCTTATGATGACTGTATTGGCAGTCGCTAGCTTACTTGTACTTTGTATTAGTTATTGGTTGTTGAGCTCTCGTTTTGGGGAGCTATCTATTGCACTGTCTATTACGTTGGGGGCTTTCTTTTCATTGCTTATAGGTTTTTGGGGGCTGAGATACAGTTTTCTTGGAAGATCCTAG
- a CDS encoding SDR family oxidoreductase: MMPYDVLLQELPENPKTWLITGVAGFIGSNLLEALLKLDQRVVGLDNFATGHQRNLDEVQQVVSVEQWQRFNFIEADIRDLSACQKACDGVDYVLHQAALGSVPRSIADPITTNEVNISGFLNMLVAARDAEVKSFTYAASSSTYGDHPGLPKVEEVIGKPLSPYAVTKYVNELYADVFSRTYGFKAIGLRYFNVFGKRQDPSGAYAAVIPKWTAAMINGEDVFINGDGETSRDFCFIENTVQANLLAATSDISSTGNEVYNVAVGGRTSLNQLFSSIKESLANNGVIYTKLPVYRDFRAGDVRHSQADISKASRLLGYEPRMDIGAGISKAMPWYVSFFMSEK, encoded by the coding sequence ATGATGCCCTATGATGTTTTGCTGCAAGAACTACCTGAAAATCCTAAGACATGGCTCATTACTGGTGTGGCCGGCTTCATAGGCTCCAATCTGTTGGAGGCCTTACTCAAGCTTGACCAACGTGTCGTTGGGTTAGATAACTTCGCCACTGGTCATCAGCGTAATCTCGACGAAGTACAGCAGGTCGTTAGTGTAGAGCAATGGCAGCGATTTAATTTTATTGAGGCTGATATTCGTGATCTGAGCGCATGCCAAAAAGCTTGCGACGGGGTCGACTATGTGTTGCATCAGGCTGCGTTGGGTTCAGTGCCGCGCTCTATCGCTGATCCAATCACTACTAATGAGGTCAATATCAGCGGCTTTCTCAATATGTTGGTTGCTGCCCGGGACGCCGAGGTAAAAAGCTTCACCTATGCAGCTTCAAGCTCTACTTATGGCGATCATCCAGGCTTGCCCAAGGTAGAAGAGGTAATAGGTAAGCCGCTGTCACCTTATGCTGTGACCAAGTATGTCAACGAGCTGTACGCTGACGTGTTTTCCAGAACCTACGGTTTTAAAGCGATAGGTTTGCGCTACTTTAACGTATTTGGTAAGCGTCAAGATCCAAGTGGCGCCTATGCTGCTGTCATCCCCAAGTGGACTGCCGCGATGATTAATGGTGAGGATGTTTTCATTAATGGTGACGGCGAAACCAGTCGAGATTTTTGCTTTATTGAAAATACCGTGCAAGCGAATCTGCTAGCTGCGACCAGTGATATTAGCTCTACCGGAAATGAGGTTTATAACGTCGCTGTTGGAGGGCGAACTAGTCTTAATCAGCTATTTTCATCCATCAAAGAAAGCTTGGCGAATAATGGCGTTATTTATACCAAGCTTCCGGTGTATCGTGATTTTCGTGCTGGTGATGTACGTCACTCGCAGGCGGATATTAGCAAGGCTTCACGGCTGCTCGGTTATGAGCCAAGAATGGATATAGGAGCTGGCATTAGTAAGGCAATGCCTTGGTATGTTTCGTTTTTTATGTCTGAAAAATAA
- the tviB gene encoding Vi polysaccharide biosynthesis UDP-N-acetylglucosamine C-6 dehydrogenase TviB encodes MLKVDDIKLAIIGLGYVGLPLAAEFGKSRSVVGFDINQQRIEALKAGHDETLEVSDEELKHAVHLNYSADIEDLKACNTYIVTVPTPIDVHKKPDLTPLIKASQTIGKVLKKGDIVIYESTVYPGATEDDCVPVLEQFSGLKFNEDFYAGYSPERINPGDKEHRVTTIMKVTSGSTPEVAELVDSLYRQIITAGTYKASSIKVAEAAKVIENTQRDLNIALINELALIFNKMGIDTEAVLKAAGTKWNFLPFRPGLVGGHCIGVDPYYLTHKAESIGYHPEIILAGRRLNDSMSAYVASQLIKAMLKRRIHVDGARVLVMGLTFKENCPDLRNTKVVDIVRELADYNIQVDVYDPWVNPEEAKHEYGLKPIMTPASNTYDGIILAVAHNQFRSLGAENIRKYGKAEHVLYDLKYLLSASESDIRL; translated from the coding sequence ATGCTTAAAGTGGACGATATCAAGCTCGCCATCATCGGTCTTGGTTATGTTGGTCTGCCTCTTGCCGCGGAATTTGGTAAATCTCGTTCCGTAGTGGGATTCGACATCAATCAGCAACGCATCGAAGCGCTCAAGGCAGGGCATGACGAGACCCTTGAAGTCAGCGATGAAGAGCTGAAGCATGCCGTTCACCTTAATTACAGCGCCGATATCGAGGATCTCAAAGCCTGCAATACATATATCGTCACTGTGCCGACGCCTATTGATGTCCACAAAAAGCCTGATCTAACGCCTCTTATCAAAGCCTCGCAAACCATCGGCAAGGTTTTGAAGAAGGGCGATATAGTCATTTATGAGTCCACTGTCTATCCCGGTGCGACTGAGGATGATTGTGTTCCTGTGCTGGAGCAGTTCTCTGGTCTCAAATTCAATGAGGATTTTTATGCAGGGTATAGCCCGGAGCGTATAAATCCAGGAGACAAGGAACACCGCGTAACCACTATCATGAAAGTCACCTCGGGTTCCACGCCGGAGGTTGCCGAGCTGGTGGATTCTCTGTATCGACAAATCATCACGGCTGGCACATACAAGGCCAGCAGTATCAAAGTTGCTGAGGCGGCCAAGGTAATTGAGAATACTCAACGTGACTTGAATATTGCCTTGATCAATGAGCTGGCGCTGATCTTCAATAAGATGGGTATCGATACCGAAGCAGTACTCAAAGCTGCGGGTACCAAGTGGAATTTCTTGCCGTTCAGGCCGGGGCTGGTGGGGGGGCACTGTATTGGAGTGGATCCTTATTATTTGACCCACAAAGCGGAGAGCATCGGCTATCACCCTGAAATCATTCTTGCGGGTCGCCGGCTTAACGACAGCATGAGCGCCTATGTCGCATCGCAACTTATCAAAGCTATGCTTAAGCGTCGCATCCATGTTGATGGGGCTCGTGTGTTGGTAATGGGACTGACGTTTAAAGAGAACTGCCCGGATCTGCGCAATACCAAGGTAGTGGATATTGTTCGTGAGTTGGCAGATTATAATATTCAAGTCGATGTCTACGACCCATGGGTGAATCCTGAAGAGGCTAAGCATGAGTATGGGCTTAAACCCATTATGACGCCTGCGTCCAATACGTATGACGGGATCATCCTGGCTGTAGCGCATAACCAGTTTAGATCTTTGGGTGCGGAAAATATCCGGAAGTATGGTAAGGCTGAGCATGTTCTGTACGACCTCAAGTATTTGTTGAGTGCTTCGGAATCTGATATTCGCCTGTAA